A single Chiloscyllium punctatum isolate Juve2018m chromosome 14, sChiPun1.3, whole genome shotgun sequence DNA region contains:
- the LOC140485487 gene encoding uncharacterized protein translates to MSTCHMETKFAPQYANIFMHRFEQDFFSVQDLQPTLYTRYIDDIFFLWTHGEESLIKLHSDINKFHPTIKLTMDYSRLSVSFLDTCVSIKDGHLSTTLYHKPTDNLTMLHFSSFHPKHIKTAIPYGQALRIHQICSDEEEHDGHLEVLRDALTRTGYDAQLINRQFRRATARNCNDLIRRQTRAATDRVPFVVQYFPGAERLCHVLRDLQHIINEDEHLTKTFPTPPLLAFKQPSNLKQIIVHSKLSGCQDDSIQPCHGKDAWRHGTLGKPSKGYGKG, encoded by the exons atgagtacctgtcaCATggagaccaaatttgcaccccaatatgccaacatttttatgcacaggttcgaacaagatttcttctctgtgcaggatctccaaccaacattatacaccaggtacattgatgacattttcttcctctggacccacggcgaggagtcactgataaaactacacagtgacatcaacaagtttcatcccaccatcaaactcaccatggactactctcgactgtctgtctcattcttggacacatgcgtctccatcaaggatgggcacctcagcaccacactctaccacaaacccacagacaacctcacaatgctacacttctccagctttcacccaaaacatattaaaacagccatcccctatggacaagccctacgcatacaccagatctgctcagatgaggaggaacatgacggacacctggaagtactcagggatgccctcacaagaacggggtacgatgctcaactcatcaaccgccagttccgacgtgccacagcaaggaactgtaatgacctcatcaggagacagacacgtgctgcaactgacagggtacccttcgttgttcagtacttcccaggggctgaaagattatgccatgttcttcgtgacctgcaacacattatcaatgaggatgagcacctcaccaagaccttccccacacctccattacttgcctttaaacaaccgtcaaacctcaaacagatcattgttcatagcaagctgTCCGGGTGTCAGGAcgactccatacaaccctgtcacg gcaaggatgcctggaggcatggtacattggggaaaccaagcaaaggctatggcaaaggatga